Proteins found in one Serratia plymuthica genomic segment:
- a CDS encoding TIGR04211 family SH3 domain-containing protein produces the protein MQKLRLICLAVLSFSITWGAHAEDKRYISDELSTYVHSGPGNQYRIVGTLNAGEEVTLLSVNDSTNYGQIRDPKGRNIWIPLDQLSETPSLRTRVPALEQQVKTLTDKLANIDNSWNQRTAEMQQKVAASDGTISGLQQENQDLKNQLVVAQKKVNAVNLQLDDKQRTIILQWFMYGGGVAGVGLLLGLLLPHLIPRRKNNNRWMN, from the coding sequence ATGCAGAAATTACGCCTAATTTGCCTTGCCGTGCTGAGCTTCAGCATCACTTGGGGCGCACATGCCGAAGATAAGCGCTATATCTCCGATGAATTGAGTACTTACGTCCACAGCGGCCCGGGTAATCAGTACCGTATTGTCGGTACGCTGAACGCCGGTGAAGAAGTCACCCTGTTGAGCGTAAATGACAGCACCAATTATGGCCAAATCCGCGATCCGAAAGGCCGCAATATCTGGATCCCTCTCGATCAGCTCAGCGAAACGCCAAGCCTGCGCACTCGCGTACCTGCGCTGGAGCAGCAGGTGAAAACCCTGACCGACAAGCTGGCCAATATCGACAACAGCTGGAACCAGCGCACGGCGGAAATGCAGCAAAAAGTGGCTGCAAGCGACGGCACCATCAGCGGCCTGCAGCAGGAAAATCAAGATCTGAAAAACCAACTGGTCGTAGCCCAGAAGAAGGTTAACGCGGTTAACCTGCAGCTCGACGACAAACAGCGCACCATTATCCTGCAGTGGTTCATGTACGGCGGCGGCGTTGCCGGCGTTGGTCTGCTGCTCGGCCTGCTGTTGCCGCACCTGATCCCGCGTCGCAAGAACAACAATCGCTGGATGAACTGA
- a CDS encoding inorganic triphosphatase: protein MTVEIELKFIATPDAVAALPQQLAAWPHQHSAPQKLTNIYFETADNFLRNHDMGLRIRGFDDSYEMTIKTAGKVVAGLHQRPEYNVAIAKPELALDLFPADIWPQGCDIQALQQQLQPLFRTDFVREKWVVTYGKSEIEVGLDLGEVSAGELNEALCEIELELKAGNTADLLALANALAEHGGLRQGSLSKAARGYHLAQGNLPRERHPLTVLKPAAKSSVEQGMVAGFELGLSHWQYHEELWLRGDGQARRSVMEAIALIRQALVVFGGLVPRKASADLRARLTALEPLLVDKTTKPQVLCYSAEYLQCKLALTSWLVTGAWRPFIDAKAQTKLDGSFKRFSDIMLGRSAAELKEAFTRTLNDDEYEEQLPRLTRQVSAFILLSGAYPDDETGPYIESWRELQLAVAERRQGWYEATRKQALSHAPFWLNGALR, encoded by the coding sequence ATGACCGTTGAAATAGAATTGAAATTTATTGCTACCCCGGATGCGGTCGCCGCTTTGCCGCAGCAACTGGCCGCCTGGCCGCATCAGCATTCGGCGCCGCAAAAGCTGACCAATATTTACTTCGAAACCGCCGACAATTTTTTGCGCAACCATGATATGGGACTGCGCATTCGCGGTTTTGACGACAGTTACGAAATGACCATCAAAACCGCGGGCAAGGTGGTGGCAGGTTTGCACCAACGTCCGGAATACAACGTGGCGATCGCCAAGCCGGAGCTGGCGCTGGATTTGTTCCCGGCGGATATCTGGCCGCAGGGCTGCGACATCCAGGCGCTGCAGCAGCAATTGCAGCCGCTGTTCCGCACCGATTTCGTGCGCGAGAAGTGGGTGGTCACTTACGGTAAGAGCGAGATTGAGGTTGGTCTGGACCTGGGTGAGGTGAGCGCAGGTGAACTGAATGAAGCGCTGTGCGAGATCGAGCTGGAGCTTAAAGCAGGCAACACCGCCGATTTGCTGGCGTTGGCCAACGCGCTGGCAGAACACGGCGGCCTGCGTCAGGGTAGCCTGAGCAAGGCGGCGCGCGGTTATCATTTGGCGCAGGGCAACCTCCCACGCGAGCGCCATCCGCTGACGGTATTGAAACCCGCAGCCAAATCCAGCGTTGAGCAGGGGATGGTTGCCGGCTTTGAACTGGGGCTGAGCCATTGGCAGTATCACGAAGAATTGTGGCTGCGCGGCGATGGCCAGGCCCGCCGTTCGGTAATGGAGGCGATTGCCCTGATCCGCCAGGCGCTGGTTGTCTTCGGCGGCCTGGTGCCGCGCAAGGCCAGCGCCGATCTGCGCGCCCGGCTGACTGCGCTGGAACCGCTGCTGGTCGATAAAACCACCAAACCGCAGGTGCTGTGCTACAGCGCAGAATATCTGCAATGTAAGTTGGCGCTCACATCATGGTTGGTGACCGGTGCCTGGCGACCGTTTATCGACGCCAAAGCCCAGACCAAGCTCGACGGCTCTTTCAAACGTTTCAGCGACATTATGCTTGGGCGCAGCGCCGCCGAGCTGAAAGAAGCCTTCACCCGCACGCTCAATGACGACGAGTATGAAGAACAGCTGCCGCGTCTGACGCGCCAGGTCTCGGCATTTATTCTGCTGTCGGGCGCGTATCCGGACGACGAAACCGGCCCCTATATCGAAAGCTGGCGCGAGCTGCAGCTGGCGGTGGCTGAACGGCGTCAGGGTTGGTACGAGGCCACCCGCAAGCAGGCCTTATCGCATGCGCCATTCTGGTTAAACGGCGCGCTCCGCTAA
- the glnE gene encoding bifunctional [glutamate--ammonia ligase]-adenylyl-L-tyrosine phosphorylase/[glutamate--ammonia-ligase] adenylyltransferase, which produces MLPLSCALQAQAQNIVQRFQETQGADCALSSQEQGVLASSDFVSDMLLNQPAWLETLRKQPPVADEWQHYAAWLQDSLEEVRDEAQLMRALRLFRRETLVRIAWAQALNLCSTEETLLQLSGLAETLIVSARDWLYQTCCREWGTPCNAQGVPQPLLILGMGKLGGGELNFSSDIDLIFAYPENGQTQGGRRELDNAQFFTRLGQRLIKALDQQTIDGFVYRVDMRLRPFGDSGPLVMSFAALEDYYQEQGRDWERYAMVKARLMGGSEDAYSQELRKTLRPFVFRRYIDFSVIQSLRNMKGMIAREVRRRGLKDNIKLGAGGIREIEFITQVFQLIRGGREPMLQGRSLLPTLQAVGELGLLEPQQTQALSTSYLFLRRLENLLQAIADQQTQTLPQDELDQARLAWGMGFSDWQALLAALETHMQAVRAVFNDLIGDDSPDVGEDPDYQHYHSLWQDALEENELAPLTPHLDEEARRQVLRIIAEFRHDVDKRTIGPRGRDVLDQLMPRLLAEVCPRRDAPTALLRLTQLLLSIVTRTTYLELLVEYHAALNHLIRLCAASPMVANQLSRYPLLLDELLEPATLYQPVAPDAYRSELRQYLLRVPEDDEEQKLEALRQFKQAQQLRIAAGDISGALPVMKVSDHLTYLAEAIIDVVVQQAWSDMVARYGQPTHLQEREGRGFAVIGYGKLGGWELGYSSDLDLVFILDCPPDVMTDGERCIDGRQFYLRLAQRVMHLFGTRTSSGILYEVDARLRPSGAAGMLVSTVEAFADYQQNEAWTWEHQALVRARIVHGDPVLHRQFDVIRREILCKPRDPETLRKEVREMREKMRNHLGSKQRELFDIKADEGGITDIEFIAQYLVLGYAGAEPRLTRWSDNVRIFELMANYDIMPEEEARALTQAYVTMRDEIHHLALQEHSGKVSSELFAAEREQVRASWAKWLG; this is translated from the coding sequence ATGTTGCCACTCTCGTGCGCGTTACAGGCTCAGGCACAGAACATCGTGCAGCGTTTTCAGGAAACTCAGGGCGCGGATTGCGCGCTCAGCAGTCAGGAACAGGGGGTTTTAGCGTCAAGCGACTTTGTCAGCGACATGTTGCTCAACCAGCCTGCATGGCTGGAGACGCTGCGCAAGCAACCGCCGGTGGCGGACGAGTGGCAACACTATGCCGCCTGGTTGCAGGACTCTCTGGAGGAAGTGCGTGACGAAGCGCAACTGATGCGCGCGTTGCGCCTGTTCCGCCGCGAGACGTTGGTGAGGATCGCCTGGGCGCAGGCGCTGAACCTGTGCAGTACGGAGGAAACGCTGCTGCAACTGAGCGGGCTGGCAGAAACGCTGATCGTCAGCGCCCGCGACTGGCTGTACCAAACCTGTTGCCGCGAGTGGGGCACGCCTTGCAACGCGCAGGGCGTTCCGCAGCCGCTGCTGATCCTCGGCATGGGGAAATTGGGCGGTGGTGAGCTGAACTTCTCGTCCGATATCGATCTGATCTTCGCCTACCCGGAAAACGGCCAGACCCAGGGCGGGCGGCGTGAGCTGGATAACGCCCAGTTCTTCACCCGTCTGGGGCAGCGGCTGATCAAAGCGCTGGACCAGCAAACCATTGATGGCTTTGTTTATCGCGTGGACATGCGGCTGCGCCCTTTCGGCGACAGCGGCCCGCTGGTGATGAGTTTTGCCGCGCTGGAAGATTATTATCAGGAGCAGGGTCGTGACTGGGAGCGTTACGCCATGGTAAAAGCGCGGCTGATGGGCGGATCTGAAGACGCTTACAGCCAGGAGTTGCGCAAAACCCTGCGGCCGTTCGTGTTCCGTCGTTACATTGATTTCAGCGTGATCCAGTCGCTGCGCAACATGAAAGGCATGATCGCGCGTGAAGTGCGGCGGCGCGGTTTGAAAGACAACATCAAACTGGGCGCCGGCGGCATTCGCGAAATTGAATTTATCACCCAGGTGTTCCAACTGATCCGCGGCGGGCGCGAGCCGATGCTGCAAGGGCGTTCGCTGCTGCCGACATTGCAAGCGGTGGGGGAATTGGGGCTGCTTGAGCCGCAACAGACCCAGGCGCTGAGCACCAGTTATCTGTTCCTGCGCCGGCTGGAAAACCTGCTGCAGGCGATTGCCGATCAACAGACCCAAACGCTGCCGCAGGATGAACTCGATCAGGCGCGTCTGGCCTGGGGCATGGGGTTCAGCGACTGGCAGGCGTTGCTGGCGGCGCTGGAAACCCATATGCAGGCAGTAAGAGCGGTATTTAACGACCTGATTGGCGACGATAGCCCCGATGTGGGCGAAGATCCCGATTATCAGCACTATCACAGTCTGTGGCAGGATGCGCTTGAAGAGAACGAACTGGCACCGCTGACCCCGCATCTGGATGAAGAAGCGCGCAGGCAGGTGCTGCGCATCATTGCCGAATTCCGCCATGACGTAGACAAACGCACCATTGGCCCGCGCGGCCGCGACGTGCTCGATCAACTGATGCCGCGCTTGTTGGCCGAGGTGTGCCCGCGTCGGGATGCGCCGACCGCGCTGCTGCGTTTGACGCAACTGCTGCTGAGCATTGTGACCCGCACCACCTATCTTGAGCTGCTGGTGGAGTACCACGCGGCGCTTAACCATTTGATTCGCCTGTGCGCCGCTTCGCCGATGGTCGCCAATCAGCTGTCGCGCTACCCGCTGTTGCTGGATGAACTGCTGGAACCGGCGACGTTATATCAGCCGGTGGCGCCGGACGCCTACCGCAGCGAGCTGCGCCAGTACCTGCTGCGGGTGCCGGAAGACGACGAAGAACAAAAGCTGGAAGCGTTGCGCCAGTTCAAACAGGCCCAGCAACTGCGTATCGCCGCCGGGGATATTTCCGGCGCGCTGCCGGTGATGAAAGTCAGCGATCATCTCACCTATCTGGCAGAGGCGATCATCGACGTGGTGGTGCAGCAGGCATGGAGCGACATGGTGGCGCGCTATGGCCAGCCAACCCATTTGCAAGAGCGGGAAGGGCGTGGTTTTGCGGTGATTGGCTACGGCAAATTGGGCGGTTGGGAACTGGGTTACAGTTCCGATCTGGACCTGGTGTTTATCCTCGATTGCCCGCCGGACGTGATGACTGACGGCGAACGCTGCATTGATGGCCGCCAGTTCTATCTGCGCCTGGCGCAGCGGGTGATGCACCTGTTCGGCACTCGCACCTCGTCCGGTATTTTGTATGAGGTGGATGCTCGCCTGCGGCCTTCGGGCGCGGCCGGCATGCTGGTCAGCACCGTCGAGGCGTTTGCCGATTATCAACAAAACGAGGCCTGGACCTGGGAACATCAGGCGCTGGTGCGGGCGCGCATCGTGCACGGCGATCCGGTTTTGCATCGACAGTTTGACGTCATCCGCCGCGAAATCCTGTGCAAACCGCGCGACCCAGAAACCTTGCGGAAGGAGGTGCGCGAGATGCGCGAGAAAATGCGCAATCACCTCGGCAGCAAGCAACGCGAACTGTTTGATATCAAAGCCGACGAGGGCGGCATCACCGATATCGAATTTATTGCCCAGTATCTGGTCTTAGGCTATGCGGGCGCCGAGCCGCGTTTGACGCGCTGGTCGGATAACGTGCGCATTTTCGAGCTGATGGCCAATTACGACATCATGCCGGAAGAGGAAGCGCGCGCGCTGACCCAGGCTTACGTCACCATGCGCGATGAGATCCATCATCTGGCGTTGCAAGAGCATTCCGGCAAGGTCAGCAGTGAGCTGTTCGCCGCCGAACGTGAGCAGGTACGCGCCAGTTGGGCGAAGTGGCTGGGCTGA
- the hldE gene encoding bifunctional D-glycero-beta-D-manno-heptose-7-phosphate kinase/D-glycero-beta-D-manno-heptose 1-phosphate adenylyltransferase HldE yields MKVTLPDFRRAGVLVVGDVMLDRYWYGPTSRISPEAPVPVVKVDTIEERPGGAANVAMNIASLGANSRLVGLTGIDDAARALSAKLNEVNVRCDFVSVPTHPTITKLRVLSRNQQLIRLDFEEGFSNVDPQPMLERIQQALPHIGALVLSDYAKGALSQVQSMIQLARAAKVPVLIDPKGSDFERYRGATLLTPNLSEFEAVVGHCKDEAELVERGMKLVADFELSALLVTRSEHGMTLLQPGIAPLHLPTLAQEVFDVTGAGDTVIGVLAAALAAGNTLEESCFLANAAAGVVVGKLGTSTVSPIELENAVRGRAETGFGVMTEAQLKTAVAQARQRGEKVVMTNGIFDILHAGHVSYLANARKMGDRLIVAVNSDASTKRLKGETRPVNLLENRMIVLGALEAVDWVVPFEEDTPQRLIADILPDLLVKGGDYKPEDIAGSAEVWANGGDVKVLNFEDGLSTTNIIKAIKDGRG; encoded by the coding sequence ATGAAAGTTACGCTGCCTGATTTTCGCCGCGCCGGGGTATTGGTGGTGGGTGACGTCATGTTGGATCGCTATTGGTATGGCCCGACCAGCCGCATTTCACCGGAAGCGCCGGTGCCGGTGGTCAAGGTTGATACCATCGAAGAGCGTCCGGGCGGTGCGGCTAACGTGGCGATGAACATTGCTTCGCTGGGTGCCAACTCACGCCTGGTGGGCCTGACCGGCATTGATGACGCGGCGCGGGCGCTGAGCGCCAAGCTGAACGAAGTGAACGTGCGCTGTGATTTTGTCTCGGTGCCGACGCACCCGACCATCACCAAGCTGCGCGTGCTGTCGCGTAATCAGCAACTGATCCGTCTCGATTTCGAAGAAGGTTTTTCCAATGTCGATCCGCAGCCGATGCTGGAACGCATCCAGCAGGCGCTGCCGCACATTGGCGCGCTGGTGCTGTCTGACTACGCCAAAGGCGCATTGAGCCAGGTGCAGAGCATGATCCAACTGGCACGCGCCGCCAAGGTGCCGGTGCTGATCGATCCAAAAGGCTCCGATTTTGAGCGCTATCGCGGCGCGACGTTGCTGACGCCAAACCTGTCCGAATTTGAAGCTGTGGTAGGCCACTGCAAAGACGAAGCCGAACTGGTTGAACGCGGCATGAAACTGGTGGCGGATTTTGAGCTTTCCGCACTGCTGGTTACCCGTTCCGAGCATGGCATGACGCTGCTGCAACCGGGCATAGCGCCGCTGCATCTGCCGACGTTGGCGCAGGAAGTGTTTGACGTGACCGGTGCCGGCGATACCGTGATTGGCGTGTTGGCTGCTGCTCTGGCCGCCGGTAATACGCTGGAAGAATCCTGTTTCCTGGCCAATGCCGCCGCCGGCGTGGTGGTGGGCAAGCTGGGGACCTCGACCGTTTCGCCAATCGAACTGGAAAACGCGGTGCGCGGCCGTGCCGAAACCGGCTTTGGCGTGATGACCGAAGCCCAGCTGAAAACCGCCGTGGCGCAGGCTCGCCAGCGTGGTGAGAAGGTGGTGATGACCAACGGCATCTTCGACATTCTGCATGCCGGCCATGTTTCCTATCTGGCTAATGCCCGCAAAATGGGCGATCGCCTGATCGTGGCGGTGAACAGCGATGCGTCCACCAAACGTCTGAAAGGCGAAACCCGCCCGGTCAACCTGCTGGAAAACCGCATGATCGTGCTCGGCGCGCTGGAAGCGGTGGACTGGGTCGTGCCGTTTGAAGAAGACACCCCGCAGCGCCTGATCGCCGACATCCTGCCGGATCTGCTGGTGAAGGGCGGTGACTACAAGCCTGAAGATATCGCCGGCAGCGCCGAGGTGTGGGCCAACGGCGGCGACGTCAAGGTACTGAACTTTGAAGATGGCCTGTCGACCACCAACATCATCAAGGCAATCAAAGACGGGCGTGGTTAA
- the yjeH gene encoding L-methionine/branched-chain amino acid transporter — translation MSGLKQELGLAQGVGLLSTSLLGTGVFAVPALAAQVAQGDSLWAWPVLIALVFPIAIAFAALGRHFPSAGGAAHFVGMAFGPRMAKVTGWLFLSVIPVGLPAALQIAAGFWQATLGWSANGLLLVQIATLVAIWLLGTRSAGSSANIQTLIAILVVGLVAAIWWRGDISPAQIPWPAIDDISPPNLFHALAVMFWCFVGLEAFAHLATEFRNPERDFPRALLLGMLVAGAVYWGCTVAVLHFHAYGEHQAAAASLPGIVVQLFGQHALWVACIIGYLACFASVNIYTQSFARLVWSQAQDRPSSALAKLSAGQAPVNALSAVVGCCLLFTLLIYTLKLPLDALLVYANGIFVLIYLLCMLAGCRILHGRSRLMAVAGLALCLLLMVIIGWKSLYALGMFALIWLVLPRRARAAI, via the coding sequence GTGAGTGGATTGAAACAGGAACTGGGGTTGGCGCAGGGCGTCGGGTTATTGTCCACTTCGTTGCTGGGCACCGGGGTGTTTGCCGTTCCGGCGCTGGCGGCACAGGTGGCGCAGGGCGATAGCTTGTGGGCCTGGCCGGTGTTGATTGCGCTGGTATTTCCTATCGCCATCGCCTTTGCGGCTCTGGGCCGCCACTTCCCCAGCGCCGGGGGCGCCGCGCACTTTGTCGGTATGGCCTTTGGCCCGCGCATGGCGAAGGTCACCGGCTGGTTGTTTCTGTCGGTGATCCCGGTCGGCCTGCCGGCTGCCTTGCAAATTGCCGCCGGGTTCTGGCAGGCCACGCTCGGTTGGAGCGCCAACGGCCTGCTGCTGGTACAGATCGCCACGCTGGTGGCGATTTGGCTGTTGGGGACGCGCAGCGCGGGTTCCAGCGCCAATATTCAAACGCTGATCGCCATTCTGGTGGTGGGGTTAGTGGCCGCTATCTGGTGGCGAGGCGATATCTCGCCTGCCCAAATCCCCTGGCCTGCGATAGACGACATTTCTCCCCCCAATCTGTTCCATGCGCTGGCGGTGATGTTCTGGTGTTTTGTCGGCCTTGAGGCCTTCGCGCATTTGGCGACCGAATTCCGCAACCCCGAGCGCGATTTCCCGCGTGCGCTGCTGCTTGGCATGTTAGTCGCCGGGGCGGTCTACTGGGGTTGCACCGTGGCGGTGCTGCATTTCCATGCTTACGGCGAGCATCAGGCTGCCGCCGCGTCGCTGCCCGGCATCGTGGTGCAACTGTTTGGGCAGCATGCGCTGTGGGTCGCCTGCATCATTGGCTATCTGGCCTGCTTCGCCAGCGTGAATATCTATACGCAGAGCTTTGCCAGGCTGGTGTGGTCGCAGGCGCAGGATCGGCCGTCCAGCGCATTGGCCAAGCTGTCTGCCGGGCAGGCGCCGGTCAATGCATTGAGCGCGGTGGTGGGCTGCTGCCTGCTGTTCACCTTGCTGATTTATACGCTGAAGCTGCCGCTGGATGCGCTGCTGGTGTATGCCAATGGCATCTTTGTGCTGATTTATCTGCTGTGCATGCTGGCGGGGTGCCGAATTTTGCACGGGCGTTCGCGGCTGATGGCGGTGGCGGGTTTGGCGCTGTGCCTGTTACTGATGGTGATTATCGGCTGGAAAAGCCTGTATGCGTTGGGGATGTTCGCGCTGATTTGGCTGGTGCTGCCGCGCAGAGCGCGGGCGGCTATCTAA
- the ubiK gene encoding ubiquinone biosynthesis accessory factor UbiK, whose translation MIDPKKIEQIARQVHESMPKGVREFGEDVEKKIRQVLQSQLTRLDLVNREEFDVQTQVLLRTREKLALLEQRMSELESKLNAAPAAQQPDAE comes from the coding sequence ATGATTGACCCGAAAAAAATTGAACAGATCGCACGCCAGGTTCATGAGTCCATGCCTAAAGGCGTTCGTGAATTCGGGGAAGACGTCGAGAAGAAAATCCGTCAGGTGCTGCAGTCACAGCTCACTCGCCTGGATTTGGTCAACCGCGAAGAGTTCGACGTGCAAACCCAGGTGCTGCTGCGCACCCGTGAAAAACTGGCGTTGCTGGAACAGCGTATGAGCGAGCTGGAAAGCAAGCTGAACGCCGCACCGGCAGCGCAACAGCCAGACGCAGAATAA
- the ribB gene encoding 3,4-dihydroxy-2-butanone-4-phosphate synthase, giving the protein MNQTLLSDFGTPVERVERALEALRNGRGVMVLDDENRENEGDMIFAAETMTVEQMALTIRHGSGIVCLCITEDRRQQLELPMMVTNNSSQFQTAFTVTIEAAQGVTTGVSASDRLTTIRAAVADNAKPSDLNRPGHVFPLRAQPGGVLSRRGHTEATIDLVAMAGFKPAGVLCELTNDDGSMAHAPEVIAFARKHDMTVLTIEDLVAYRQAHEQKAS; this is encoded by the coding sequence ATGAATCAGACGCTACTTTCAGATTTCGGCACGCCGGTAGAACGCGTTGAACGCGCTCTTGAAGCATTGCGCAACGGGCGCGGTGTGATGGTGCTTGATGATGAAAATCGTGAAAACGAAGGTGATATGATCTTCGCCGCAGAAACCATGACCGTTGAGCAAATGGCGCTGACCATTCGTCACGGCAGCGGTATCGTGTGCCTGTGCATCACCGAAGACCGCCGTCAGCAGCTTGAGCTGCCGATGATGGTGACCAACAACTCCAGCCAGTTCCAGACTGCCTTCACCGTGACTATCGAAGCGGCGCAGGGCGTGACGACCGGCGTTTCCGCCTCCGACCGCCTGACCACCATCCGTGCGGCGGTGGCCGATAACGCCAAGCCGAGCGATCTGAACCGCCCTGGCCATGTGTTCCCGCTGCGTGCGCAGCCGGGCGGGGTGCTGAGCCGCCGTGGCCACACCGAAGCGACCATCGATCTGGTGGCCATGGCCGGTTTCAAACCTGCCGGCGTGCTGTGCGAGCTGACCAACGACGACGGCAGCATGGCGCATGCCCCGGAAGTGATCGCGTTCGCCAGGAAGCATGATATGACTGTGCTGACCATCGAGGATCTGGTGGCTTATCGCCAGGCCCACGAGCAGAAAGCCAGCTGA
- a CDS encoding alkaline phosphatase, producing the protein MFKSTLATHLALSVTLCTGWVAPVCAEEKAQLVQHEDPYFKQAQEQLQQRLAQPKNTHRAKNVILIVGDGMGFSTVTAARIFEGQQRGVDGESNVLAWEAFPYLAAAKTYSANAQITDSAPSAVAMTTGVKTLNDLMGLDHTASLNNCEDQKTKTVTTLWEMAASLGMSTGAVTTATITHATPGATYAHIANRDWESDAKMPAEALAAGCSDIARQLVEMKFGNGLNVAMGGGRANFLPESATDPEYSAKKGNRKDGRDLTQAWLKRYGERGSYVWNQSQFDRIDPTKVDHLLALFEPSHMNFEHDRREDAAGEPSLAEMTGKAIDILARNPEGYLLLVEGGRIDHGSHNGNAYRTLTDTVALNEAVKTVIGKVDLDETLVVVTGDHSHTLTLAGYAKRGNPILGISVGVNGKPLLGSDGKPYTTVSFANGPGGVIPLPERPTLTMEQASAPDFIQPALVPMKSETHGGEDLGIYAIGPWSHLFQGTVEENYTFHVMNYASRIGERLSNL; encoded by the coding sequence ATGTTCAAATCCACACTGGCAACCCACCTGGCTCTTTCCGTTACCTTATGCACCGGGTGGGTAGCACCCGTCTGCGCAGAGGAAAAAGCGCAGCTGGTACAGCACGAAGATCCTTACTTCAAACAGGCGCAGGAGCAGTTGCAACAAAGGCTGGCACAGCCTAAGAACACCCATCGGGCGAAAAACGTCATCCTGATCGTTGGCGACGGGATGGGGTTTTCAACCGTTACCGCAGCACGCATTTTCGAAGGGCAACAACGCGGCGTCGACGGCGAATCTAACGTGTTGGCCTGGGAAGCCTTCCCCTACCTGGCCGCAGCCAAAACTTACTCTGCCAATGCCCAGATAACCGACTCCGCCCCCAGCGCAGTCGCCATGACCACCGGCGTCAAAACCCTCAATGACCTGATGGGGCTGGACCATACGGCAAGCCTTAACAACTGCGAGGATCAGAAAACCAAAACGGTCACCACCCTGTGGGAGATGGCCGCCTCCCTCGGCATGTCCACCGGCGCCGTCACCACCGCGACCATCACCCATGCCACTCCCGGCGCCACCTATGCCCATATCGCCAACCGAGACTGGGAATCCGATGCAAAAATGCCGGCCGAAGCCCTGGCCGCCGGCTGCAGCGATATCGCTCGCCAGTTGGTTGAGATGAAATTCGGCAACGGCCTCAACGTAGCCATGGGCGGCGGGCGCGCCAACTTTCTGCCGGAGAGCGCAACCGACCCTGAATACTCCGCTAAAAAAGGCAACAGGAAGGATGGCCGCGACCTGACGCAAGCCTGGCTAAAACGCTATGGTGAACGCGGCAGCTACGTGTGGAATCAATCGCAGTTCGATCGGATCGATCCCACTAAGGTTGATCATCTGTTGGCCCTGTTTGAACCGTCGCATATGAACTTCGAGCACGATCGGCGGGAAGATGCCGCAGGTGAACCTTCTCTGGCCGAAATGACCGGCAAGGCCATCGACATTCTGGCCAGGAACCCCGAAGGCTATCTGTTGCTGGTTGAGGGCGGACGTATTGACCACGGCAGCCATAACGGCAATGCCTATCGCACCCTGACCGATACGGTGGCCCTCAATGAGGCGGTAAAAACCGTCATCGGCAAAGTTGACCTGGACGAGACGCTGGTGGTGGTGACCGGCGATCATAGCCATACGCTCACCCTTGCCGGCTATGCCAAACGGGGTAACCCGATCCTCGGCATCTCAGTTGGCGTCAACGGCAAACCGCTGCTGGGTAGCGACGGCAAGCCCTATACCACGGTCAGCTTCGCCAACGGCCCCGGCGGTGTCATTCCGCTACCGGAGCGCCCGACACTCACCATGGAGCAGGCCAGCGCACCCGACTTTATCCAGCCGGCGCTGGTGCCGATGAAGAGCGAAACGCACGGAGGTGAGGATCTTGGCATCTACGCCATCGGCCCTTGGTCGCATCTGTTCCAGGGCACGGTCGAGGAGAACTACACGTTTCATGTGATGAACTACGCCAGCCGTATCGGCGAACGTCTGTCAAATCTGTAG